One window of Microcoleus vaginatus PCC 9802 genomic DNA carries:
- a CDS encoding acyl-CoA desaturase, with amino-acid sequence MTIATQEKLQYNWKHVISLAGLHIGALFALLPSNFNWTAVGLTVFMHWITGGLGITLGWHRMLTHRSFQTPKFVEYFLAFCGALACQGGIIDWVGLHRLHHTHSDESALDPHNAQKGFWWSHIGWMLYKGPAHAEISRCTKDISSDPFYQFLQNYFLPVQIAFGVLLYLAAGWPFVVWVIFVRLVAVYHCTWFVNSATHKFGYRTYETEDSSTNCWWVAVLTYGEGWHNNHHAFQYSARHGMKWWEIDFTWMTIQVLEALGLATKVKLPAAK; translated from the coding sequence ATGACAATTGCAACGCAAGAAAAACTCCAATACAATTGGAAGCACGTTATTAGTTTAGCAGGGCTTCATATCGGCGCTTTGTTCGCACTGCTACCCAGTAACTTCAATTGGACAGCAGTTGGTTTAACAGTATTCATGCACTGGATAACCGGCGGTTTGGGAATAACTCTGGGATGGCATCGTATGCTCACCCACCGCAGTTTTCAGACACCCAAATTCGTAGAATACTTTCTAGCATTTTGCGGAGCCCTTGCCTGTCAAGGAGGAATAATTGATTGGGTGGGGCTGCACCGATTGCACCACACCCACTCGGACGAAAGCGCGCTCGACCCTCACAATGCCCAAAAGGGTTTTTGGTGGAGTCACATCGGCTGGATGCTATATAAAGGTCCAGCTCACGCTGAAATTTCTCGCTGCACAAAAGACATTTCGAGCGACCCCTTTTACCAGTTTTTGCAAAACTACTTTCTCCCCGTTCAAATCGCATTTGGCGTGTTGCTTTACTTAGCAGCAGGCTGGCCTTTTGTAGTTTGGGTAATTTTTGTCCGCTTAGTTGCGGTATATCACTGCACTTGGTTTGTTAACAGCGCCACTCACAAGTTTGGCTACCGCACTTACGAAACCGAAGATAGTTCTACTAACTGTTGGTGGGTTGCGGTTTTGACTTACGGCGAAGGCTGGCACAACAACCACCACGCTTTTCAATACTCTGCGCGTCACGGTATGAAATGGTGGGAAATTGACTTCACTTGGATGACAATTCAAGTTTTGGAAGCACTAGGTTTGGCTACTAAAGTGAAATTACCAGCAGCAAAATAG